One segment of Anopheles stephensi strain Indian chromosome 3, UCI_ANSTEP_V1.0, whole genome shotgun sequence DNA contains the following:
- the LOC118509724 gene encoding calcium release-activated calcium channel protein 1 isoform X1 codes for MLDPSRKKRPGNGTVSVWSTSTAGIDTVLATTLGTAVTPKTYSTGQLHQTGLSHQPNGNGNSHNGTVVHHHPNVGNGTGLNHAHLHLGSNGNSHSGSIGNNSSTHSLTPHGAHGTTSWNNRTSICSTHNKVSKRRSNLSTMSQTGDDLHTPNYLSWRKLQLSRAKLKASSKTSALLSGFAMVAMVEVQLDENTKVPSAMLIAFAVCTTLLVAVHMLALMISTCILPNIETVCNLHSISLVHESPHERLHWYIETAWAFSTLLGLILFLLEIAILCWVKFYDLNTTAAWSACIVLIPVLVIFVAFALHFYRSLMMHKYEVTVSGIRELEILKEQMEQDHFDQHQQHHHGILHPSGLQIV; via the exons ATGTTAGATCCTAGCAGAAAGAAACGACCTGG CAATGGTACGGTGTCGGTGTGGAGCACTAGTACGGCCGGAATCGATACAGTGTTGGCAACGACGCTCGGAACCGCGGTAACACCCAAAACGTACAGCACGGGCCAGCTGCATCAGACGGGCCTCAGCCATCAGCcgaacggaaacggaaacagCCACAACGGAACGGtcgtccatcaccacccgAACGTGGGCAACGGGACGGGGCTGAATCACGCACACCTTCACCTCGGCAGCAACGGAAACAGCCACAGCGGTAGCATCGGCAATAACAGCAGTACCCACAGTCTGACGCCGCACGGTGCCCACGGCACAACCAGTTGGAACAACCGGACCAGTATTTGCAGCACACACAACAAGGTAAGTAAG CGACGATCCAACCTGAGCACAATGTCACAGACTGGGGATGATCTGCACACACCAAACTATCTGTCCTGGCGCAAGCTACAGCTGAGCCGAGCGAAGCTAAAAGCGTCCAGCAAAACGTCCGCCCTGCTGTCCGGATTTGCGATG gTGGCCATGGTTGAGGTGCAGCTGGATGAAAATACCAAAGTGCCGTCAGCAATGCTGATCGCGTTCGCCGTATGCACCACGCTCCTGGTGGCGGTCCACATGCTAGCGCTCATGATCAGCACCTGCATCTTGCCAAACATCGAAACCGTCTGCAACCTGCACAGCATATCGCTCGTCCACGAGTCTCCCCACGAGCGGCTCCACTGGTACATCGAGACGGCGTGGGCATTCTCTACACTGCTAGGGCTGATACTATTTCTGCTAGAGATTGCCATCCTGTGTTGGGTAAAGTTTTACGACCTCAACACAACTGCCGCCTGGTCGGCCTGCATCGTGCTCATACCCGTGCTGGTGATCTTTGTCGCGTTCGCGCTACACTTTTACCGCTCGCTGATGATGCACAAGTACGAGGTGACCGTTTCCGGCATACGCGAGCTGGAGATACTGAAGGAGCAGATGGAGCAGGACCATTTcgatcagcaccagcagcaccaccacgggATACTGCACCCGTCCGGGCTGCAGATTGTGTGA
- the LOC118509724 gene encoding calcium release-activated calcium channel protein 1 isoform X2 encodes MLDPSRKKRPGNGTVSVWSTSTAGIDTVLATTLGTAVTPKTYSTGQLHQTGLSHQPNGNGNSHNGTVVHHHPNVGNGTGLNHAHLHLGSNGNSHSGSIGNNSSTHSLTPHGAHGTTSWNNRTSICSTHNKRRSNLSTMSQTGDDLHTPNYLSWRKLQLSRAKLKASSKTSALLSGFAMVAMVEVQLDENTKVPSAMLIAFAVCTTLLVAVHMLALMISTCILPNIETVCNLHSISLVHESPHERLHWYIETAWAFSTLLGLILFLLEIAILCWVKFYDLNTTAAWSACIVLIPVLVIFVAFALHFYRSLMMHKYEVTVSGIRELEILKEQMEQDHFDQHQQHHHGILHPSGLQIV; translated from the exons ATGTTAGATCCTAGCAGAAAGAAACGACCTGG CAATGGTACGGTGTCGGTGTGGAGCACTAGTACGGCCGGAATCGATACAGTGTTGGCAACGACGCTCGGAACCGCGGTAACACCCAAAACGTACAGCACGGGCCAGCTGCATCAGACGGGCCTCAGCCATCAGCcgaacggaaacggaaacagCCACAACGGAACGGtcgtccatcaccacccgAACGTGGGCAACGGGACGGGGCTGAATCACGCACACCTTCACCTCGGCAGCAACGGAAACAGCCACAGCGGTAGCATCGGCAATAACAGCAGTACCCACAGTCTGACGCCGCACGGTGCCCACGGCACAACCAGTTGGAACAACCGGACCAGTATTTGCAGCACACACAACAAG CGACGATCCAACCTGAGCACAATGTCACAGACTGGGGATGATCTGCACACACCAAACTATCTGTCCTGGCGCAAGCTACAGCTGAGCCGAGCGAAGCTAAAAGCGTCCAGCAAAACGTCCGCCCTGCTGTCCGGATTTGCGATG gTGGCCATGGTTGAGGTGCAGCTGGATGAAAATACCAAAGTGCCGTCAGCAATGCTGATCGCGTTCGCCGTATGCACCACGCTCCTGGTGGCGGTCCACATGCTAGCGCTCATGATCAGCACCTGCATCTTGCCAAACATCGAAACCGTCTGCAACCTGCACAGCATATCGCTCGTCCACGAGTCTCCCCACGAGCGGCTCCACTGGTACATCGAGACGGCGTGGGCATTCTCTACACTGCTAGGGCTGATACTATTTCTGCTAGAGATTGCCATCCTGTGTTGGGTAAAGTTTTACGACCTCAACACAACTGCCGCCTGGTCGGCCTGCATCGTGCTCATACCCGTGCTGGTGATCTTTGTCGCGTTCGCGCTACACTTTTACCGCTCGCTGATGATGCACAAGTACGAGGTGACCGTTTCCGGCATACGCGAGCTGGAGATACTGAAGGAGCAGATGGAGCAGGACCATTTcgatcagcaccagcagcaccaccacgggATACTGCACCCGTCCGGGCTGCAGATTGTGTGA
- the LOC118509724 gene encoding calcium release-activated calcium channel protein 1 isoform X3, with protein sequence MHLHPSCSQSNLCLNSPLYRNFNHPATATTTTAHRISPQPAPKVRTSRSHSSSSALGGGGGASGVGDFWTGSSHPNSCNANTGLLSGLGPAATFHGGAASFFAQEAIRRSNLSTMSQTGDDLHTPNYLSWRKLQLSRAKLKASSKTSALLSGFAMVAMVEVQLDENTKVPSAMLIAFAVCTTLLVAVHMLALMISTCILPNIETVCNLHSISLVHESPHERLHWYIETAWAFSTLLGLILFLLEIAILCWVKFYDLNTTAAWSACIVLIPVLVIFVAFALHFYRSLMMHKYEVTVSGIRELEILKEQMEQDHFDQHQQHHHGILHPSGLQIV encoded by the exons ATGCATTTACATCCGAGCTGCTCACAATCGAACCTGTGCCTGAACTCGCCGCTCTACCGCAATTTCAACCATCCGGCGAcggcgacaacgacgacggcaCACCGGATCAGTCCGCAGCCGGCACCGAAGGTACGCACGAGCCGTTCCCATTCGTCGTCGTCCGcgctcggtggtggtggtggtgcatccGGCGTTGGAGACTTCTGGACCGGAAGTTCACACCCGAACAGCTGCAACGCTAACACGGGACTGCTGTCCGGGCTTGGTCCGGCGGCCACTTTTCACGGGGGCGCTGCGTCATTCTTCGCCCAGGAAGCGATT CGACGATCCAACCTGAGCACAATGTCACAGACTGGGGATGATCTGCACACACCAAACTATCTGTCCTGGCGCAAGCTACAGCTGAGCCGAGCGAAGCTAAAAGCGTCCAGCAAAACGTCCGCCCTGCTGTCCGGATTTGCGATG gTGGCCATGGTTGAGGTGCAGCTGGATGAAAATACCAAAGTGCCGTCAGCAATGCTGATCGCGTTCGCCGTATGCACCACGCTCCTGGTGGCGGTCCACATGCTAGCGCTCATGATCAGCACCTGCATCTTGCCAAACATCGAAACCGTCTGCAACCTGCACAGCATATCGCTCGTCCACGAGTCTCCCCACGAGCGGCTCCACTGGTACATCGAGACGGCGTGGGCATTCTCTACACTGCTAGGGCTGATACTATTTCTGCTAGAGATTGCCATCCTGTGTTGGGTAAAGTTTTACGACCTCAACACAACTGCCGCCTGGTCGGCCTGCATCGTGCTCATACCCGTGCTGGTGATCTTTGTCGCGTTCGCGCTACACTTTTACCGCTCGCTGATGATGCACAAGTACGAGGTGACCGTTTCCGGCATACGCGAGCTGGAGATACTGAAGGAGCAGATGGAGCAGGACCATTTcgatcagcaccagcagcaccaccacgggATACTGCACCCGTCCGGGCTGCAGATTGTGTGA
- the LOC118509671 gene encoding zinc finger CCHC domain-containing protein 8 homolog: protein MDENSSSEPPTAKEPETEHTNDSDVEFVETNVSVVCIDDDNVEMTNDQTNSTVPLVTIQFKAPEVYQKLQKAISAALQAVLDEHLPNQPVKIEPGKDGCSVEINEAPDVLEDVGSLFVIDSTPMKNKKNDGPIPSYRKSVNKVYDGQTPPPSASSSQLKRPKAKQTCWNCEGSHALKDCKQPRNYVRIRQKKEEFQKKCERYHADLEQKYGHIRPGHLSLELRNALGLGPRDLPLHVYKMRLFGYPPGWLEDAKITHSGLQLFGSNGDAVQHSDESDGEVDNARMKYDVRKIIEYPGFNEPPPSAMFDDSKYFNVPPYSEDFSRESMIRQLEGTLVGGYRRKKMKLAVEPEAESAVDPTANTELVDMDAMEGSPEPPSSVPKALEELEDGELSSDSDTNNETAVEEQSVILIETPVEVITLNDTPMALPEPDPPSPTLAELQKRQNQLMEQLANSSVATEDYSLISDISLAEKLSDSQEQVAGQAANTSGATEDCSFMNDVMLAEKLAAEANQSTEVTASTSMPPPAPPPAPPVVADPPPPPAPPTAPAPSNASPPSEAGPSERPPEPESFDLGELAMNKVPYIDEPASMGLKRMSLGTPILSAFTPYSTLPSGEAFSKGVSDVIHFENLPNSTGKYQQMKSLLSEVRLKMIDHLRETEDGS from the exons ATGGACGAGAATTCAAGCAGCGAACCACCGACGGCGAAAGAGCCGGAAACCGAGCACACCAACGACAGCGATGTAGAATTTGTGGAAACAAACGTGTCGGTAGTTTGTATCGATGACGATAATGTAGAAATGACGAACGATCAAACGAACAGCACCGTCCCGCTCGTAACGATTCAGTTCAAAGCGCCGGAAGTGTACCAGAAGCTGCAGAAAGCTATATCGGCCGCTTTGCAGGCAGTGCTGGACGAGCATCTACCGAACCAACCGGTTAAGATAGAGCCGGGAAAAGATGGCTGCTCGGTGGAGATAAACGAAGCGCCGGACGTGTTGGAAGACGTCGGTTCGCTGTTCGTCATTGACTCCACGCCCatgaagaacaaaaagaacGATGGTCCGATACCGAGCTACAGGAAATCGGTGAACAAAGTGTACGACGGCcagacaccaccaccatccgctTCCAGCTCACAGTTGAAGCGGCCGAAAGCGAAGCAAACCTGCTGGAACTGTGAGGGCAGCCACGCACTGAAGGACTGCAAGCAGCCACGCAATTACGTGCGCATCCggcagaagaaggaagagTTTCAGAAAAAGTGTGAACGGTACCATGCCGACCTGGAACAAAAGTACGGTCACATCAGGCCGGGTCATTTAAGTCTCGAGCTGCGGAACGCTCTCGGTCTGGGGCCTCGCGATCTTCCGCTGCACGTGTACAAGATGCGCTTGTTCGGCTACCCGCCCGGATGGCTTGAGGATGCGAAGATAACCCATTCCGGGTTGCAGCTGTTCGGCTCGAACGGTGACGCGGTGCAGCATTCGGACGAAAGCGACGGCGAGGTTGACAATGCACGGATGAAGTACGATGTGCGAAAGATCATCGAGTATCCCGGGTTTAATGAGCCACCGCCTTCTGCGATGTTTGACGACTCGAAGTACTTCAATGTACCGCCGTACTCGGAAGATTTCAGCCGGGAGAGTATGATCCGCCAGCTGGAGGGCACGTTGGTGGGTGGCTACCGGCGAAAGAAGATGAAGCTGGCGGTCGAACCGGAGGCGGAAAGTGCTGTCGATCCGACGGCAAACACGGAATTGGTCGATATGGATGCGATGGAGGGTAGTCCTGAGCCACCATCATCGGTTCCCAAAGCGCTCGAGGAGCTGGAGGATGGTGAACTATCTTCCGATTCGGACACGAACAATGAAACGGCCGTCGAAGAGCAGAGTGTTATCTTGATTGAGACACCTGTAGAAGTAATCACGTTGAAT GACACACCGATGGCCTTGCCGGAACCCGATCCTCCATCGCCTACCTTGGCAGAGTTACAGAAAAGACAAAATCAGCTTATGGAGCAGCTGGCTAACAGCTCTGTCGCAACTGAAGACTACTCGCTCATCAGTGACATTTCACTCGCTGAAAAGCTGTCGGATAGTCAGGAACAAGTTGCTGGGCAAGCGGCCAACACTTCCGGAGCGACTGAAGACTGTTCGTTCATGAATGACGTGATGCTAGCGGAAAAGCTAGCGGCTGAGGCTAATCAGTCGACCGAAGTAACAGCGTCCACTTCGATGCCTCCTCCAGCGCCTCCTCCAGCGCCACCTGTTGTAGCCGATCCACCCCCACCGCCAGCACCACCCACTGCACCGGCACCATCGAACGCTAGCCCACCGTCGGAAGCCGGTCCGTCCGAACGACCACCCGAACCGGAGTCATTCGATCTCGGCGAACTGGCGATGAACAAGGTACCGTACATCGACGAACCAGCCAGCATGGGCCTGAAGCGAATGTCGCTCGGCACACCGATCCTGAGTGCGTTCACACCGTACAGCACGCTGCCAAGCGGTGAAGCCTTCTCCAAGGGTGTGAGCGATGTGATACATTTCGAGAATCTGCCCAACTCTACCGGCAAGTACCAGCAGATGAAGTCGCTTCTGTCGGAAGTCCGACTGAAGATGATCGATCATTTGCGTGAGACGGAGGATGGAAGTTAG